The genome window TGCATGAATATTGAGTGCGACCAGAAAACTCTGGAAGAGCTCGAGCATGCGTTCAAATTTAACGATGCTGTTTTGCGTCACCTCATCATCAAGACTAAGAAAGCTGAAACAGAGCCTTCTATCATGATGAAAGAAGTGCAGCGCGAAGAGGCACGCAAATCAGCTCAATCCGAAGCTCCTGTAGCAGCGGAATAAGTTAGAAATTTGAAGAGGAATACACAGACTAGAGAACGTATTAGAGAAGCGGAGCGGCGTTGAATCATTTCACCCTCACTGCAATCTTAGTATCTAAAGACGCGATTCGATTTACACCTGCAGGAATACCGGTGATGCATTGCCAGCTAGAACATAGCGGCGAAGCAAACGAGGTAGGGGTAGCAAGGAAAATTCAGATGAGTGTTGAAGCCATAGTAATCGGTCCAATACAAAAGGATCTAGAGCAAATGGATTTAGGAGCTGAGGCGGTGTTTGAAGGATTCTTAGCACCGAAGACTCTACGTAATCAAAGACTGGTTTTCCATATTACCCATATTCAATTGAAAAATTAAAGAGGAAATCATCATGGCGTTTGGAAAGAAACCCGATTTCAAAAAGAAACCAGCTCAGAACCCATTGTTCAAGCGTAAGCGTTATTGCCGTTTCACTGTTGCTGGCGTAGAACAGATCGACTACAAAGATGTAGATACATTGAAGGACTTTATTGGTGAAAACGCCAAGATCACTCCTGCTCGTTTGACAGGCACTAAAGCTAAATATCAGCGTCAGTTAGACACTGCTATCAAGCGTGCTCGTTTCTTGGCTTTGTTGCCATTCTCCGATCAACATAGAAAATAATTGGGAGCCCTCAATGCAAATCATTCTTTTAGAAAAAGTAACAAACTTGGGCAACCTCGGTGACGTAGTTCGCGTTAAAGACGGTTTCGCTCGTAATTTCCTAATCCCACAACGTAAAGCTCGTCGTGCAACTGAAGCAGCTATCGCTGACTTTGCAACACGTCGTGCTGAGTTGGAGAAATTAGCTGCTGAGAAATTAGCTGCTGCTGAAGCGGTTGGTGTAAAGCTCAAAGACTTGGTTCTCGAAATCGGTCAAAAAGCTGGCGTTGACGGTCGCTTGTTTGGTTCTGTAACTAACCACGATATCGCTGATGCTTTGAAAGCCAAAGGTTTCACGATTGAGAAAGCTTCAATCCGTATGCCTACTGGACCATTGAAAATGGTTGGTGATCATCCTGTTGCGGTTGCTGTTCATACCGACGTAGTAGTGGATATCACTATTCGTGTAGTTGGCGAGCAAGCTTAATTAGTCTGTAAACTAGCCTCATGGCTGAATCCCGTTCACGTACCGTTACGCTGAATCCCGGCATGACGGGTTCTGGGGATGCAGTCGTGCAGGCTTTGAAAGTTCCTCCACATTCTGTAGAAGCCGAGCAATCACTGCTCGGTGGTCTACTGATCGATAACTCCTCTTGGGACAACCTTGGTGGAGTCTTAAACGACAAAGATTTCTATCGTCCTGAGCATGCATTGATCTACAAGGTCATTGCACGTTTAGTTGGCGATAACCATCCCGCAGACGTTATTACTGTTCACGATGCAATTAAGTCTGAGCAGGGCGGTGATCTGGTTAGCATTGACTACCTTAATTCATTAGCGCAAAACACACCGAGCGCAGCGAACATTAAAGGCTATGCCGATATCGTTCGTGACCGCAGTATTTTGCGCCGTTTGATTGAAGTCTCTGACAGTATTGTTAACTCAGCATTCGTACCAGAGGGGCGTACAGTACGAACCCTATTGGATGAAGCGGAGTCTCGCATCTTGCAAATTGGTGAGGAGGGTAGTCGCAAAGCCGATTACTTGGAGATCGAACCATTACTGCGCTCAGTTGTTGCCAGAATTGATGAGCTCTATAACCGTCAAGGCGGAAGTGATATCACCGGTATCGCAACGGGCTTTATTGATTTAGATAAACAAACTAGCGGTTTACAAAAAGGTGACTTAGTCATTGTTGCTGGAAGACCCTCGATGGGTAAAGCGCAGCCTTTGGATGCAAAAGTGAAAACCGTTGATGGCTGGAAATTGATGGGCGATTTAAAGTTTGGTGATCGCCTTGCTTCTGTGGATGGTCAGCATTCAATGGTCACGGGCATTTATCCACAAGGCACAAAGCAGATCTATAAAGTCACTTTTTCAGATGGCCGTCAAGCTGAGTGCTGTGATGAGCATCTCTGGCGGGTAATGTATCGCGATTGGTCCGAGCCACGAGTTATCAACACCACTCGCTTAATGGAAATGTTGCAGTGTGTTCGATATAAGAACAGATTATGGATTGACCCAGTTTCAGGCGATTTTGGTCACTCAAATGCCTTACCAATTCACCCTTGGGTTTTAGGTGCGTTGCTAGGTGATGGCACTCTAGCCCTATCTCATAGATCAGTCATGTTTTCAACTAAGTCACCTGAGCTTGTAGAACGCATGAATTTGCTTGCGAACTATGAGATGGAGTTAGTGCATGCTAATGCATATGACTGGAGATTAGTTTCGAAAGAAAGAATTGCTGCTAATGGTCAAAGAGCGGCTATCAAGACAAATTATTTTAGAGCTGCTTTAGATGAATTAGGTGTTTTAGGTTGCAGGAGTTTTGATAAATATATTCCGGCTACTTATCTTGAGGCCAATAAGAATTCTCGTCTTACATTGCTCCAGGGTTTGATGGATACCGATGGATGGATTGAGAAGTGGGGCTCTATTCGTTTTTGTACAGCAAGCAAGCAATTATCTGAAGATGTTGCAACTTTAGCTAGGTCATTAGGAGGCTTTTGCTCCATAGCACAAAAGCAAACGAGCTATACCTACAAGGGTGAAAAGAAGCAAGGCCGCTTATCTTATGTTTTGAATATGAGTTTTGGCCCCGGTTTTCAAGCTTTTACTCTGCCTGAAAAGGCTGAAAGGTTAAGAGCAAGCTGGGATCGCCAACGTAGAATTTCATTTCAAAGTATTGAGCCTTCCAGGATGTCTGAGGCGCAATGTATTTCAGTTAGCCACCCACAAAGAACTTACGTAACGAATGATTATGTTGTTACGCACAACACTGCATTTGCACTCAATATTGCAGAGAACGTCGCACTCGCTGAAGGTTTACCAGTTGTAGTCTTCTCGATGGAGATGTCCGGTGAGCAATTAGCAGCCCGTCTATTGGGTTCTGTTGGTCGTGTTGATCAAGGTCGTATGCGTACTGGAAAGTTGCAAGATGATGAATGGCCACGCGTCACCGACGCGATTGCGCGTTTAAGCAATACCCAAATTTTGATTGATGAGACTGGTTCTCTATCTAGCCTTGAATTGCGAGCCCGTGCACGTCGTATTGCCAGAAACTTTGGCGGTACTTTAGGTTTGGTAGTAATTGACTACTTGCAGTTGATGAGTGGCTCTGGTTCTGAGAACCGCGCTACAGAGATTTCAGAAATCTCACGCTCACTCAAGTCACTCGCAAAAGAATTGCAGTGCCCAGTCGTTGCTCTCTCACAGTTAAATCGCGGTCTTGAGCAGCGTCCTAATAAACGTCCCATCATGTCTGACTTGCGTGAGTCAGGTGCTATCGAACAAGATGCTGACTTGATCATGTTTATTTATCGTGATGAGGTCTATCACCCAGATACCACCACCGATAAAGGTGTGGCTGAGATCATTATCGGTAAGCAGCGTAATGGCCCAATTGGTACAGTGAGATTAAGTTGGCAAGGTCCGTATACCAAGTTCGATAACTTGGCGATGGGCTCAATTGGATACTCTTCTGGTGGTTACGAGCCTTTCTAGAAATAAGTCAACACAATATCTTTAACAGTAGATAAACAAAAAGCCTCGCAGTGCGAGGCTTTTTTACTGAAGGAGATAAATAAAATTTATCTAACTCATTTTATTTGCCACCCATACATTTTTTAATGGATGCATCTTTGGCAGCACCATACAAAGGCTTACCATCTTTGCTAACCGCTTTAGCTTCACAATCATTAGGCTTGGCATCGCCCATACATTTTTTAATCGAAGCATCTTTTGCTGCTCCGTATAACGGCTTGCCATCTTTACTCACAGCTTTTGCTTCACAGGCTGCCTGATCGGCAAATACATAAGTGGGAACTGCAAAACTCAAAGCAATACTTAAAGCAATGATGATTTTCTTCATGTGACATTCTCCTAGGTTGAGGGAAAAGTTTTGTATGCAGCTTTTAGGTCATTATTTATAATAAACCCACCTAAGGGTATTAGCTTTAGGGTTAATAGATATTAACTTTATAGCTAATTATCATTTCTAGCATCTAATTCTTAATTTATGGCTACCTAATGTTCCTGCAGAAAATCCTTAAAGCACCAATTTGGTTCGCTGGAGCACTTGTGACGGGCGTATTAGCTCCTAAAACTATTTTTGCCCAAGCTGCAGGATGCCCGTCTGCAATTTTGACTACCGGTAATCAAAGTATTACATGTAGCACTGCTGCCACTTCCGGTTCACCCGTAACTACAGCAACTGCAATACAAACATATTCAACTAGCAATCCTCCTCCAGGCGGGAGTCCTTTGCTAAGTTCAAATGCCTACGATGGTATAAGTGCAACAGTTACTCAATACACAACAATTCAGTTATCTGGTTCCCCCGTAGGTTTAGCGAGCGGAAATACTGTTACTAACTATGGAGTATTGAATTCAAATAGCTTTACAAATGGCTATGGCATTTCATTTGGTGCAAATAATCGATCAAGCACTGGTGGTAATACCGTTCTGAACGCATCATCAGGGCGAATTATTACTGCTGGCGGAAACGCAAATGGTATTTATGTAGCTCCAACTTCCGCAGGCTCAACTGGGAATTCAATCACCAATGCTG of Polynucleobacter sp. AP-Titi-500A-B4 contains these proteins:
- the rpsF gene encoding 30S ribosomal protein S6, whose product is MRHYEIVFIVHPDQSEQVPAMIDRYKATLAAAGGKIHRIEDWGRRQMAYMIDKLAKAHYVCMNIECDQKTLEELEHAFKFNDAVLRHLIIKTKKAETEPSIMMKEVQREEARKSAQSEAPVAAE
- the priB gene encoding primosomal replication protein N, which codes for MNHFTLTAILVSKDAIRFTPAGIPVMHCQLEHSGEANEVGVARKIQMSVEAIVIGPIQKDLEQMDLGAEAVFEGFLAPKTLRNQRLVFHITHIQLKN
- the rpsR gene encoding 30S ribosomal protein S18, with protein sequence MAFGKKPDFKKKPAQNPLFKRKRYCRFTVAGVEQIDYKDVDTLKDFIGENAKITPARLTGTKAKYQRQLDTAIKRARFLALLPFSDQHRK
- the rplI gene encoding 50S ribosomal protein L9; translated protein: MQIILLEKVTNLGNLGDVVRVKDGFARNFLIPQRKARRATEAAIADFATRRAELEKLAAEKLAAAEAVGVKLKDLVLEIGQKAGVDGRLFGSVTNHDIADALKAKGFTIEKASIRMPTGPLKMVGDHPVAVAVHTDVVVDITIRVVGEQA
- the dnaB gene encoding replicative DNA helicase; the protein is MTGSGDAVVQALKVPPHSVEAEQSLLGGLLIDNSSWDNLGGVLNDKDFYRPEHALIYKVIARLVGDNHPADVITVHDAIKSEQGGDLVSIDYLNSLAQNTPSAANIKGYADIVRDRSILRRLIEVSDSIVNSAFVPEGRTVRTLLDEAESRILQIGEEGSRKADYLEIEPLLRSVVARIDELYNRQGGSDITGIATGFIDLDKQTSGLQKGDLVIVAGRPSMGKAQPLDAKVKTVDGWKLMGDLKFGDRLASVDGQHSMVTGIYPQGTKQIYKVTFSDGRQAECCDEHLWRVMYRDWSEPRVINTTRLMEMLQCVRYKNRLWIDPVSGDFGHSNALPIHPWVLGALLGDGTLALSHRSVMFSTKSPELVERMNLLANYEMELVHANAYDWRLVSKERIAANGQRAAIKTNYFRAALDELGVLGCRSFDKYIPATYLEANKNSRLTLLQGLMDTDGWIEKWGSIRFCTASKQLSEDVATLARSLGGFCSIAQKQTSYTYKGEKKQGRLSYVLNMSFGPGFQAFTLPEKAERLRASWDRQRRISFQSIEPSRMSEAQCISVSHPQRTYVTNDYVVTHNTAFALNIAENVALAEGLPVVVFSMEMSGEQLAARLLGSVGRVDQGRMRTGKLQDDEWPRVTDAIARLSNTQILIDETGSLSSLELRARARRIARNFGGTLGLVVIDYLQLMSGSGSENRATEISEISRSLKSLAKELQCPVVALSQLNRGLEQRPNKRPIMSDLRESGAIEQDADLIMFIYRDEVYHPDTTTDKGVAEIIIGKQRNGPIGTVRLSWQGPYTKFDNLAMGSIGYSSGGYEPF